The proteins below are encoded in one region of Luteitalea sp.:
- a CDS encoding aminotransferase class I/II-fold pyridoxal phosphate-dependent enzyme, with product MFSRRVPHRLTPNRLATRVAELRKQGVPLLDLTTTNPTTVEISYPPGLLDALATPAAGIYAPQPFGSMEARRAVASDYQRRGVDLPAERIVLTASTSEAYAFLLKLLCDAADEVLVPRPSYPLFEHLTRLEAVTAVSYPLVYTGSWHIDRTALEQRLTPRTRALVVVSPNNPTGSLLGRDETAWLIDLCRSRGLALILDEVFADYVLHEPEGSRSSALLSQTEALAFGLGGLSKTVGLPQLKLAWLGAGGPSALVAQALARLEVICDTYLSVSTPVQCAVGGLLAGGEAVRREIRERLRRNSRILDARVEHSPACSVLPVEGGWSAVVRVPATCPEETLVLELLEEQHLLVHPGFFYDFSHEAFVVISLLPGEHLFEEGCVRLFRALNTRRDRVPLQTW from the coding sequence ATGTTCTCTCGGCGCGTGCCGCATCGGCTCACCCCCAACCGGCTGGCGACGAGGGTGGCCGAGTTGCGCAAGCAGGGAGTGCCCCTTCTCGACCTCACGACCACCAATCCGACGACGGTCGAGATCTCCTATCCACCCGGTCTCCTGGACGCGCTCGCGACACCAGCGGCCGGCATCTACGCGCCGCAGCCGTTCGGCTCGATGGAAGCACGCCGGGCGGTGGCGTCCGACTATCAGCGTCGCGGCGTCGACCTGCCAGCCGAACGCATCGTCTTGACGGCCAGCACGAGCGAGGCATACGCCTTCTTGTTGAAGCTGCTGTGCGATGCTGCTGACGAGGTGCTCGTCCCTCGGCCGAGTTATCCACTGTTCGAGCACCTGACGCGGCTCGAGGCGGTTACAGCAGTGTCGTACCCTCTCGTCTACACTGGGAGCTGGCACATCGACCGCACAGCGCTCGAGCAGCGCCTCACGCCGCGCACACGCGCGCTGGTTGTCGTGTCGCCGAACAACCCGACCGGTTCACTGCTCGGTCGAGACGAAACGGCCTGGCTCATCGACCTCTGCCGATCGCGTGGGCTTGCCCTCATCCTCGACGAGGTGTTCGCGGACTACGTCCTTCACGAGCCGGAGGGCAGTCGATCGTCGGCGCTATTGTCCCAGACCGAGGCGCTGGCCTTTGGTCTGGGCGGGCTGTCGAAAACAGTGGGCTTACCCCAGCTCAAGCTGGCGTGGCTTGGCGCGGGTGGGCCATCGGCGCTCGTCGCACAGGCGCTCGCGCGCCTCGAGGTCATCTGCGATACGTATCTGTCAGTGAGCACGCCAGTGCAATGCGCTGTTGGCGGGCTGCTGGCCGGAGGCGAAGCGGTTCGCCGTGAGATTCGCGAACGACTGCGGCGAAACTCGAGGATTCTCGATGCGCGAGTCGAGCACTCGCCCGCGTGCAGCGTCCTGCCGGTGGAGGGCGGCTGGTCGGCGGTCGTGCGCGTGCCCGCGACATGCCCGGAGGAGACATTGGTGCTCGAGCTGCTCGAGGAGCAGCATCTGCTCGTGCATCCTGGCTTCTTCTACGACTTTTCACATGAGGCTTTTGTGGTGATCAGCCTGCTGCCAGGAGAGCATCTGTTCGAGGAAGGATGCGTTCGACTGTTTCGCGCCCTGAATACACGAAGGGACCGGGTTCCTTTGCAGACATGGTGA